CGAGAAGAACAAGCACCTGCTCGGGTTCGACTCCCCGATGCGCGGGATCATAACCACCGTCAAAGAGGCGGTGGACAACGCGCTCGACGCCTGCGAGGAGGCGGAGGTCCTCCCCGATATCTTTGTCGGGATCAAGAAGGTCGACGCCGAGGTCTACCGGATCACGGTCGAGGACAACGGTCCCGGGATCGTCCCGGAGAACGTCCCTCTGGTCTTCGGGAAACTCCTCTACGGCTCCCGGTTCCACCAGATCCGGCAGAGCCGCGGGCAGCAAGGTATCGGGATCTCGGCGGCGGTGCTGTACGCCCAGCTCACCACCGGCACCCCGGCGCTCGTCATCTCACGGACGGGGGCAAAGGCGCGGGCGCACCGGTTCGAGCTGATGATCCGGACCGAGACGAACGACCCGGAGATCGTCAGCCACGAGGAGGTCGACTGGGACCGGACGCACGGGACCCGGATCGAGATCCAGTTCAAGAGCACCCTTGCGGCAAAGAAGCGGCTGCTCGACTACCTCCGCCTGACGGCGATCGTCAACCCGCACTCCCGGCTCACGGCCGATATCGACGGCGAGGTGACGACGTTCGAGCGTGTGACGAGCGAGGTCCCGCCGTGCCCGAAGTCCGTCCTCCCCCACCCGCACGGGATCGAGTTCGGGGCGCTGAAGCGTATCGCCGCGGCAAACGCCGGGACCATCGAGGAGTTCCTCGTCAACAGCTTCTCCCGCGTGGGAAAAAAGACCGCCGACGAGATGATCGATCTCGCGAGGCTCGACCCTGCCCGGAAGACCACGACGCTTGACGCCGAGGAACTCAAACGCCTCCTCGATGCCATGCAGAGCGTGAGGGTCCCTGCGCCGCTGGCGCAGCAGTGCCTCTCCCCGATTGGAGAGGAATTGATCTGCAAAGGGCTTGAGAAGGAGATCCAGCTCGACTTCGTCAGCGCCCGCACCCGGCCGAGTTCGGTCTTCGGCGGGCACTCGTTCGTCATCGAGGCGGCGATCGGCTACGGCGGGAAGCTCCAGGCGGAAGGGAACGCGCAGCTCCTCCGGTTCGCAAACCGCGTCCCGCTCCTCTACCAGCAGGGCGCCTGCGCGATAACGAACTGTGTCACGCAGGTGAACTGGAAGAACTACGGCCTCTCGCAGCAGGGCCTCCCCACAGGCCCGGCGCTCGTCATGGTCCACGTGGCCTCGACAAACGTCCCCTTCACGAGCGAGAGCAAGGACGCGGTCGCGTCCATTCCGGAGATCGAGCGGGAGATCGTCCTCGTCCTCCAGGAGCTCGGCCGGGAACTCAAGAGTTACCTCTCCCGCCGGGACAGAAAGAAGCAGCAGGACGACCGCGCCCGGGCGATCTGCTCGGTCATCCCGGAGATCGCCGCAAAAGTGAGCGAGATCGTCGAGCTCCCCCTGGTGGACACCTCCCCGATCGAGGGGAGGATCATGCACAGAGTCGTCGCGAAGAAGCGAACGATCGACGGGAAGGTCCGTATCGACGTGAACAACTACACGGCAAAGG
This portion of the Methanoculleus caldifontis genome encodes:
- a CDS encoding DNA topoisomerase VI subunit B, with protein sequence MVLAEDLARQQRSISVAEFFEKNKHLLGFDSPMRGIITTVKEAVDNALDACEEAEVLPDIFVGIKKVDAEVYRITVEDNGPGIVPENVPLVFGKLLYGSRFHQIRQSRGQQGIGISAAVLYAQLTTGTPALVISRTGAKARAHRFELMIRTETNDPEIVSHEEVDWDRTHGTRIEIQFKSTLAAKKRLLDYLRLTAIVNPHSRLTADIDGEVTTFERVTSEVPPCPKSVLPHPHGIEFGALKRIAAANAGTIEEFLVNSFSRVGKKTADEMIDLARLDPARKTTTLDAEELKRLLDAMQSVRVPAPLAQQCLSPIGEELICKGLEKEIQLDFVSARTRPSSVFGGHSFVIEAAIGYGGKLQAEGNAQLLRFANRVPLLYQQGACAITNCVTQVNWKNYGLSQQGLPTGPALVMVHVASTNVPFTSESKDAVASIPEIEREIVLVLQELGRELKSYLSRRDRKKQQDDRARAICSVIPEIAAKVSEIVELPLVDTSPIEGRIMHRVVAKKRTIDGKVRIDVNNYTAKEVPLVLYNLSRDKADDAEPRPDFTDEFDGEYNKVWRCVLAPGAAWQVVYTGAGDGSIDLRGVEDNVKVVVDLDV